In a single window of the Elaeis guineensis isolate ETL-2024a chromosome 8, EG11, whole genome shotgun sequence genome:
- the LOC105049511 gene encoding amino acid transporter ANT1 isoform X1, protein MGERAEEAVAVSVPLLRPSSPAGSVERWRGPEGQAMGGGGATWAQTLGNIVVSIVGTGVLGLPFAFRVAGWLAGSLGVAAAGLANYYWSKKVRPGKRQTESLRTISKGLVCKVQCRHKLEEDEEEIDEPSQIQTYGDLGEKAFGSIGRCLTELLILVAQTGGSVAYLVFIGQNLSSVFSSTKTKDYLVSPSVFIFLVLLPVEIALSFIRSLASLAPFSAFADACNVLAMAIVIKEDFPLFNNPFKTRNAFNGALGLPFAAGVAVFCFEGFSMTLALERSMAERKKFQWVLCQAFLVISLVYICFGIFGYFAYGDETKDIITLNLPNNLSSIAVKVGLCIALAFTFPMMMHPIHEILEAKLKSSRWFQKACNKVQVAERLGLHGIRILAVVALAVLASFIPGFGSFISFVGSTLCALLSFVLPASFHLTFLGSSMALWQRMLDYCILLVGLVFAVYGTYDAISGHSISS, encoded by the exons ATGGGAGAGAGGGCGGAAGAGGCGGTGGCGGTGTCGGTCCCGCTGCTGCGGCCCTCCTCGCCGGCGGGATCGGTGGAGAGATGGCGGGGACCAGAGGGACAGGCAATGGGCGGTGGAGGTGCCACGTGGGCGCAGACCCTGGGGAACATCGTGGTCTCCATCGTCGGCACCGGAGTGCTCGGCCTCCCCTTCGCCTTCCGCGTCGCCGGCTGGCTCGCCGGCTCCCTTGGCGTCGCTGCTGCCGGACTTGCCAACTACTact GGAGTAAGAAGGTGAGACCTGGAAAAAGGCAGACGGAATCCCTGAGAACAATATCCAAAGGCTTGGTTTGTAAG GTCCAGTGCAGACATAAgttagaagaagatgaagaagaaatagACGAGCCAAGTCAAATCCAAACTTACGGAGATTTGGGTGAAAAGGCCTTTGGGTCAATAGGGCGCTGTCTAACTGAACTTCTTATCTTAGTTGCCCAAACTGGGGGTTCTGTAGCTTACCTAGTCTTCATCGGACAGAACCTCTCCTCTGTTTTCTCTTCGACTAAGACCAAAGACTACCTGGTCTCACCTTCTGTCTTTATTTTTCTTGTCCTCCTTCCTGTTGAAATTGCCctttccttcatccgatctctTGCCTCACTTGCACCCTTCAGTGCCTTTGCTGATGCCTGCAATGTTCTTGCCATGGCTATAGTCATCAAGGAGGATTTCCCACTATTCAATAATCCCTTCAAGACAAGGAATGCTTTTAATGGGGCTTTGGGTTTACCATTCGCAGCTGGGGTGGCAGTCTTCTGTTTTGAGGGCTTCAGCATGACTTTGGCCTTGGAGAGATCGATGGCTGaaagaaagaagtttcaatgggTGCTCTGTCAGGCATTTCTTGTGATTTCTCTTGTGTATATTTGTTTTGGGATATTTGGCTACTTTGCCTATGGTGATGAGACTAAAGATATCATTACACTTAATCTTCCCAACAACCTGTCTTCTATTGCAGTGAAG GTTGGGCTCTGCATTGCTCTAGCATTCACATTTCCAATGATGATGCACCCAATTCATGAGATTCTCGAGGCAAAGCTGAAGTCAAGCAGATGGTTTCAGAAGGCATGCAACAAAGTCCAAGTTGCTGAGAGGCTAGGCTTGCATGGGATCCGCATACTTGCAGTGGTGGCATTGGCTGTGTTGGCTTCATTTATCCCAGGTTTTGGGTCATTTATATCTTTTGTTGGAAGCACTCTGTGTGCCCTGCTCTCTTTTGTCCTGCCAGCTTCATTTCATCTCACCTTCCTGGGTTCATCAATGGCATTATGGCAGAGAATGTTGGATTACTGTATACTTCTTGTTGGTCTGGTATTTGCCGTATATGGAACATATGATGCTATCTCAGGTCATTCCATCAGTTCTTGA
- the LOC105049511 gene encoding amino acid transporter ANT1 isoform X3, translating to MAGTRGTGNGRWRCHVGADPGEHRGLHRRHRSARPPLRLPRRRLARRLPWRRCCRTCQLLLYASPWSKKVRPGKRQTESLRTISKGLVCKVQCRHKLEEDEEEIDEPSQIQTYGDLGEKAFGSIGRCLTELLILVAQTGGSVAYLVFIGQNLSSVFSSTKTKDYLVSPSVFIFLVLLPVEIALSFIRSLASLAPFSAFADACNVLAMAIVIKEDFPLFNNPFKTRNAFNGALGLPFAAGVAVFCFEGFSMTLALERSMAERKKFQWVLCQAFLVISLVYICFGIFGYFAYGDETKDIITLNLPNNLSSIAVKVGLCIALAFTFPMMMHPIHEILEAKLKSSRWFQKACNKVQVAERLGLHGIRILAVVALAVLASFIPGFGSFISFVGSTLCALLSFVLPASFHLTFLGSSMALWQRMLDYCILLVGLVFAVYGTYDAISGHSISS from the exons ATGGCGGGGACCAGAGGGACAGGCAATGGGCGGTGGAGGTGCCACGTGGGCGCAGACCCTGGGGAACATCGTGGTCTCCATCGTCGGCACCGGAGTGCTCGGCCTCCCCTTCGCCTTCCGCGTCGCCGGCTGGCTCGCCGGCTCCCTTGGCGTCGCTGCTGCCGGACTTGCCAACTACTactgtatgcttctcctt GGAGTAAGAAGGTGAGACCTGGAAAAAGGCAGACGGAATCCCTGAGAACAATATCCAAAGGCTTGGTTTGTAAG GTCCAGTGCAGACATAAgttagaagaagatgaagaagaaatagACGAGCCAAGTCAAATCCAAACTTACGGAGATTTGGGTGAAAAGGCCTTTGGGTCAATAGGGCGCTGTCTAACTGAACTTCTTATCTTAGTTGCCCAAACTGGGGGTTCTGTAGCTTACCTAGTCTTCATCGGACAGAACCTCTCCTCTGTTTTCTCTTCGACTAAGACCAAAGACTACCTGGTCTCACCTTCTGTCTTTATTTTTCTTGTCCTCCTTCCTGTTGAAATTGCCctttccttcatccgatctctTGCCTCACTTGCACCCTTCAGTGCCTTTGCTGATGCCTGCAATGTTCTTGCCATGGCTATAGTCATCAAGGAGGATTTCCCACTATTCAATAATCCCTTCAAGACAAGGAATGCTTTTAATGGGGCTTTGGGTTTACCATTCGCAGCTGGGGTGGCAGTCTTCTGTTTTGAGGGCTTCAGCATGACTTTGGCCTTGGAGAGATCGATGGCTGaaagaaagaagtttcaatgggTGCTCTGTCAGGCATTTCTTGTGATTTCTCTTGTGTATATTTGTTTTGGGATATTTGGCTACTTTGCCTATGGTGATGAGACTAAAGATATCATTACACTTAATCTTCCCAACAACCTGTCTTCTATTGCAGTGAAG GTTGGGCTCTGCATTGCTCTAGCATTCACATTTCCAATGATGATGCACCCAATTCATGAGATTCTCGAGGCAAAGCTGAAGTCAAGCAGATGGTTTCAGAAGGCATGCAACAAAGTCCAAGTTGCTGAGAGGCTAGGCTTGCATGGGATCCGCATACTTGCAGTGGTGGCATTGGCTGTGTTGGCTTCATTTATCCCAGGTTTTGGGTCATTTATATCTTTTGTTGGAAGCACTCTGTGTGCCCTGCTCTCTTTTGTCCTGCCAGCTTCATTTCATCTCACCTTCCTGGGTTCATCAATGGCATTATGGCAGAGAATGTTGGATTACTGTATACTTCTTGTTGGTCTGGTATTTGCCGTATATGGAACATATGATGCTATCTCAGGTCATTCCATCAGTTCTTGA
- the LOC105049511 gene encoding amino acid transporter ANT1 isoform X2, with translation MGERAEEAVAVSVPLLRPSSPAGSVERWRGPEGQAMGGGGATWAQTLGNIVVSIVGTGVLGLPFAFRVAGWLAGSLGVAAAGLANYYCMLLLVQCRHKLEEDEEEIDEPSQIQTYGDLGEKAFGSIGRCLTELLILVAQTGGSVAYLVFIGQNLSSVFSSTKTKDYLVSPSVFIFLVLLPVEIALSFIRSLASLAPFSAFADACNVLAMAIVIKEDFPLFNNPFKTRNAFNGALGLPFAAGVAVFCFEGFSMTLALERSMAERKKFQWVLCQAFLVISLVYICFGIFGYFAYGDETKDIITLNLPNNLSSIAVKVGLCIALAFTFPMMMHPIHEILEAKLKSSRWFQKACNKVQVAERLGLHGIRILAVVALAVLASFIPGFGSFISFVGSTLCALLSFVLPASFHLTFLGSSMALWQRMLDYCILLVGLVFAVYGTYDAISGHSISS, from the exons ATGGGAGAGAGGGCGGAAGAGGCGGTGGCGGTGTCGGTCCCGCTGCTGCGGCCCTCCTCGCCGGCGGGATCGGTGGAGAGATGGCGGGGACCAGAGGGACAGGCAATGGGCGGTGGAGGTGCCACGTGGGCGCAGACCCTGGGGAACATCGTGGTCTCCATCGTCGGCACCGGAGTGCTCGGCCTCCCCTTCGCCTTCCGCGTCGCCGGCTGGCTCGCCGGCTCCCTTGGCGTCGCTGCTGCCGGACTTGCCAACTACTactgtatgcttctcctt GTCCAGTGCAGACATAAgttagaagaagatgaagaagaaatagACGAGCCAAGTCAAATCCAAACTTACGGAGATTTGGGTGAAAAGGCCTTTGGGTCAATAGGGCGCTGTCTAACTGAACTTCTTATCTTAGTTGCCCAAACTGGGGGTTCTGTAGCTTACCTAGTCTTCATCGGACAGAACCTCTCCTCTGTTTTCTCTTCGACTAAGACCAAAGACTACCTGGTCTCACCTTCTGTCTTTATTTTTCTTGTCCTCCTTCCTGTTGAAATTGCCctttccttcatccgatctctTGCCTCACTTGCACCCTTCAGTGCCTTTGCTGATGCCTGCAATGTTCTTGCCATGGCTATAGTCATCAAGGAGGATTTCCCACTATTCAATAATCCCTTCAAGACAAGGAATGCTTTTAATGGGGCTTTGGGTTTACCATTCGCAGCTGGGGTGGCAGTCTTCTGTTTTGAGGGCTTCAGCATGACTTTGGCCTTGGAGAGATCGATGGCTGaaagaaagaagtttcaatgggTGCTCTGTCAGGCATTTCTTGTGATTTCTCTTGTGTATATTTGTTTTGGGATATTTGGCTACTTTGCCTATGGTGATGAGACTAAAGATATCATTACACTTAATCTTCCCAACAACCTGTCTTCTATTGCAGTGAAG GTTGGGCTCTGCATTGCTCTAGCATTCACATTTCCAATGATGATGCACCCAATTCATGAGATTCTCGAGGCAAAGCTGAAGTCAAGCAGATGGTTTCAGAAGGCATGCAACAAAGTCCAAGTTGCTGAGAGGCTAGGCTTGCATGGGATCCGCATACTTGCAGTGGTGGCATTGGCTGTGTTGGCTTCATTTATCCCAGGTTTTGGGTCATTTATATCTTTTGTTGGAAGCACTCTGTGTGCCCTGCTCTCTTTTGTCCTGCCAGCTTCATTTCATCTCACCTTCCTGGGTTCATCAATGGCATTATGGCAGAGAATGTTGGATTACTGTATACTTCTTGTTGGTCTGGTATTTGCCGTATATGGAACATATGATGCTATCTCAGGTCATTCCATCAGTTCTTGA